One window from the genome of Sardina pilchardus chromosome 12, fSarPil1.1, whole genome shotgun sequence encodes:
- the clu gene encoding clusterin isoform X2, translating into MRVLGSVAVLTLLCVLSESILPPSKEDLSQISLQGEKYLDKQIENAITGVKEMKSVMEKSGEDHKKFLTALEKTKQEKEEALKSAQEMETKLEEEQEVCNETVKALWEECKPCLKNTCVKFYSRTCSSGSGLVGRQFEEVLNRTSPFSIWINGENIDTLAREDQQQSREFQDLEKHYSEVSEGVDSIFRDSMQVFDRMRSFHHPFFASPFGRPRVYRSPLSDPHFHGFQSMFQPMMDMARNMFQSMESHMGSDGDFGFNPSGDESTNEDVVITKPFGNDRMTCREIRRNSAGCIKLKEECEKCKAIQHIDCSGKKPLEGPLKEQLEQALERAERFTQEYNRLLRKFEEEMFNTSRLLDMFSKQFGWVSTLANNTATKDGFFQVKTILSRGNEESKEPDDTNVSVQLFDAPPMTFTVPGDIPWSDPKFSEVVAQEALDRFKETTVVVK; encoded by the exons ATGAGGGTCTTAGGCTCAGTGGCAGTTCTCACTCTTCTATGTGTCCTCTCAGAAAGCATTTTGCCTCCTTCCAAAGAAGACCTCAGCC AGATCTCGCTCCAGGGAGAGAAGTATCTGGACAAGCAGATTGAGAATGCCATCACTGGGGTGAAGGAGATGAAGTCGGTGATGGAGAAATCAGGAGAGGACCACAAGAAGTTCCTCACGGCCCTGGAGAAGACCAAACAGGAGAAGGAG GAGGCTTTGAAGAGTGCTCAGGAAATGGAGAcgaagctggaggaggagcaggaggtgtGCAACGAGACCGTCAAGGCCCTGTGGGAGGAGTGCAAGCCCTGCCTGAAGAACACCTGCGTCAAGTTCTACTCACGCACCTGCTCCAGCGGCTCTGGCCTGGTGGGCCGACAG tttgaggaagtgctgaACAGGACGTCTCCCTTCTCCATCTGGATCAACGGCGAGAACATCGACACTCTGGCCCGGGAGGACCAACAGCAGAGCCGCGAGTTCCAGGACCTGGAGAAGCACTACTCCGAGGTGTCCGAGGGGGTGGACAGCATCTTCCGCGACAGCATGCAGGTGTTCGACCGCATGCGCTCCTTCCACCACCCGTTCTTCGCCAGCCCCTTCGGCCGCCCGCGCGTCTACCGGTCTCCTCTGTCGGACCCgcacttccacggattccagAGCATGTTCCAGCCGATGATGGATATGGCTCGGAACATGTTTCAGTCTATGGAGTCACACATGGGGAGTGATGGGGACTTTGGGTTCAACCCATCTGGAG ATGAAAGCACAAATGAGGATGTTGTCATCACCAAGCCCTTCGGAAACGACCGCATGACCTGCAGGGAGATTCGAAGGAACTCGGCTGGCTGCATCAAACTCAAGGAGGAGTGTGAGAAATGCAAAGCTATCCAGCACATCG ACTGTTCTGGAAAGAAGCCTCTGGAAGGCCCCCTGAAAGAGCAGCTGGAGCAGGCTCTGGAGAGGGCTGAGAGGTTCACGCAGGAGTACAACAGACTCCTGCGCAAATTCGAGGAGGAGATGTTCAACACTTCCAGACTGCTGGACATGTTTAGCAAGCAGTTTGGCTGGGTCTCTACTCTGGCCAACAACACCGCGACCAAAGATGGCTTCTTCCAGGTCAAAACG ATCTTGAGCAGAGGCAATGAGGAATCTAAAGAGCCGGACGACACCAACGTCTCGGTACAGCTGTTCGATGCTCCCCCTATGACCTTCACCGTGCCCGGGGACATCCCCTGGAGTGACCCCAAGTTCTCCGAGGTGGTGGCACAAGAGGCTCTGGACCGCTTCAAAGAGACTACCGT GGTCGTCAAGTAG
- the clu gene encoding clusterin isoform X1, with amino-acid sequence MRVLGSVAVLTLLCVLSESILPPSKEDLSQISLQGEKYLDKQIENAITGVKEMKSVMEKSGEDHKKFLTALEKTKQEKEEALKSAQEMETKLEEEQEVCNETVKALWEECKPCLKNTCVKFYSRTCSSGSGLVGRQFEEVLNRTSPFSIWINGENIDTLAREDQQQSREFQDLEKHYSEVSEGVDSIFRDSMQVFDRMRSFHHPFFASPFGRPRVYRSPLSDPHFHGFQSMFQPMMDMARNMFQSMESHMGSDGDFGFNPSGGNESTNEDVVITKPFGNDRMTCREIRRNSAGCIKLKEECEKCKAIQHIDCSGKKPLEGPLKEQLEQALERAERFTQEYNRLLRKFEEEMFNTSRLLDMFSKQFGWVSTLANNTATKDGFFQVKTILSRGNEESKEPDDTNVSVQLFDAPPMTFTVPGDIPWSDPKFSEVVAQEALDRFKETTVVVK; translated from the exons ATGAGGGTCTTAGGCTCAGTGGCAGTTCTCACTCTTCTATGTGTCCTCTCAGAAAGCATTTTGCCTCCTTCCAAAGAAGACCTCAGCC AGATCTCGCTCCAGGGAGAGAAGTATCTGGACAAGCAGATTGAGAATGCCATCACTGGGGTGAAGGAGATGAAGTCGGTGATGGAGAAATCAGGAGAGGACCACAAGAAGTTCCTCACGGCCCTGGAGAAGACCAAACAGGAGAAGGAG GAGGCTTTGAAGAGTGCTCAGGAAATGGAGAcgaagctggaggaggagcaggaggtgtGCAACGAGACCGTCAAGGCCCTGTGGGAGGAGTGCAAGCCCTGCCTGAAGAACACCTGCGTCAAGTTCTACTCACGCACCTGCTCCAGCGGCTCTGGCCTGGTGGGCCGACAG tttgaggaagtgctgaACAGGACGTCTCCCTTCTCCATCTGGATCAACGGCGAGAACATCGACACTCTGGCCCGGGAGGACCAACAGCAGAGCCGCGAGTTCCAGGACCTGGAGAAGCACTACTCCGAGGTGTCCGAGGGGGTGGACAGCATCTTCCGCGACAGCATGCAGGTGTTCGACCGCATGCGCTCCTTCCACCACCCGTTCTTCGCCAGCCCCTTCGGCCGCCCGCGCGTCTACCGGTCTCCTCTGTCGGACCCgcacttccacggattccagAGCATGTTCCAGCCGATGATGGATATGGCTCGGAACATGTTTCAGTCTATGGAGTCACACATGGGGAGTGATGGGGACTTTGGGTTCAACCCATCTGGAGGTA ATGAAAGCACAAATGAGGATGTTGTCATCACCAAGCCCTTCGGAAACGACCGCATGACCTGCAGGGAGATTCGAAGGAACTCGGCTGGCTGCATCAAACTCAAGGAGGAGTGTGAGAAATGCAAAGCTATCCAGCACATCG ACTGTTCTGGAAAGAAGCCTCTGGAAGGCCCCCTGAAAGAGCAGCTGGAGCAGGCTCTGGAGAGGGCTGAGAGGTTCACGCAGGAGTACAACAGACTCCTGCGCAAATTCGAGGAGGAGATGTTCAACACTTCCAGACTGCTGGACATGTTTAGCAAGCAGTTTGGCTGGGTCTCTACTCTGGCCAACAACACCGCGACCAAAGATGGCTTCTTCCAGGTCAAAACG ATCTTGAGCAGAGGCAATGAGGAATCTAAAGAGCCGGACGACACCAACGTCTCGGTACAGCTGTTCGATGCTCCCCCTATGACCTTCACCGTGCCCGGGGACATCCCCTGGAGTGACCCCAAGTTCTCCGAGGTGGTGGCACAAGAGGCTCTGGACCGCTTCAAAGAGACTACCGT GGTCGTCAAGTAG